The Candidatus Dormiibacterota bacterium genome window below encodes:
- a CDS encoding DUF4386 domain-containing protein, with protein NGAGADTRVFVGAFLELLLIITNIGCAVVLFPLLKRQNETLALGYVTARLVECAFIGIGLLSLLTIVTLRQRAAAADAGSLRVVGKSLVALHNWTFLLGPGFIDGIGTGLILGWLMYRSGLVPRRMALFGVIGGPLLAASGIAVLLGVIPRGSFLQGLATVPEILWEAFLGLWLTVKGFSPSPITSGDTRPVGISVAATTVAGSPKPGER; from the coding sequence CAACGGTGCGGGCGCCGACACCCGCGTGTTCGTGGGGGCGTTCCTCGAACTGCTCCTCATCATTACCAACATCGGCTGTGCCGTCGTGTTGTTCCCGCTGCTCAAGCGGCAGAACGAAACCCTGGCCCTCGGCTACGTCACTGCTCGCCTCGTGGAGTGCGCCTTCATCGGAATCGGCCTGCTCAGCCTCCTCACGATCGTGACGTTGCGGCAGAGAGCTGCGGCCGCGGATGCGGGCTCGCTGCGCGTGGTCGGCAAGTCGCTGGTCGCCCTCCACAACTGGACGTTCCTGCTTGGCCCCGGCTTCATCGACGGCATCGGGACCGGGCTGATCCTCGGCTGGCTCATGTATCGGTCCGGCCTGGTGCCACGTCGCATGGCGCTCTTCGGCGTCATCGGAGGCCCTCTGCTCGCCGCTTCAGGGATCGCCGTGCTGTTGGGCGTGATCCCACGGGGCTCCTTTTTGCAGGGCCTCGCGACCGTCCCGGAGATCCTCTGGGAGGCGTTCCTGGGCCTGTGGCTCACTGTCAAGGGCTTCAGTCCGTCACCGATCACATCGGGCGATACGCGACCTGTCGGAATCTCCGTGGCTGCGACCACGGTTGCAGGATCTCCGAAGCCCGGCGAGCGTTAA